From the genome of Streptomyces sp. SID8374:
CGCGACGCTCCGCCCGCCGTGGACGACCTGACCTTCGAGGCCCCGCCCGGCCGTGTCACCGCCCTGCTGGGTGCCCCCGGCTCGGGCAAGACGGCGGCCCTGCGGCTGATGCTCGAACTCGACTCCGGCCGGGGCGTCGCCTACTTCCGGGGCAGGCCGCTGCACCGCATCGCCCACCCGGCGCGTGAGGTGGGCGTGCTGCTCGGTGACGTACCGGGGCATCCCTCCCGTACGGCCCGCGGGCAGCTCCGGATGCTCTGCGCGGCCGCCGGAGCGCCCGTGGCCCGGGCCGACGAGATGCTCGAAGTCGTGGGCCTCGCCGGGCTCGGGGACCAGCGCCTGGGCACCCTGTCGGTGGGGATGGACCGTCGCCTCGGCCTCGCCTCGGCCCTGCTCGGCGACCCGCACACCCTCGTCCTGGACGAACCCGCAGAGGGCCTCTCCCCGCGCGAGAACAGCTGGTTGTACGGGCTGCTGCGCGCCCACGCGGCCCAGGGCGGAACGGTTCTGTACGCCACCGCCGACCCCAAGGAGGCCGCCCGCACGGCCGATCGCGTCGTCACCGTCGACGGCGGCCGCCTCGTCGCGGACCAGGAGGTCGCCGACTTCGCCCGCACCCGGCTCCGCCCCCGCGTCGCCGTCCGCACCCCGCACGCGGCCCGGCTCGCCGCCGTGGTCAGCCGGGAGGCCCGCGCCGCCCAGCGCTCCGTCGAGGTGGTCCCCGAGCCGAACGGCCGGCTCACCGTGTACGGCTCCACCTGCGCCGAGGTCGGCGACACCGCGTTCCGGCACGGCGTCCCCGTCCACCAACTCGCCGACGAGATCGGCGACACCGGCCCCGCCGCCCCACCGCCGGACACCGGCGAGGCCCGGCAGCCCTCCGCCGCAGCCCTCTCCGAACTGCCGCCGCCGATCAGGGCGCGCCCCGCCCGAGGCCCGCTGCGCCCCATCCGGTACGAACTGCGGCGCTCCCTCGGCGTACGGACGACGACCCTGATCATGGCGTCCGTTCTGCTGGTCTCCGCCGCGCTCTCCGTCCTGCTGGCCCGCACCGGCTCCACGCCCCTGCCGCGCGCGCTCGCCGCCTGGCCCGAGCTGCTGCCGCTGCCTCCGGCCGCCCTGGGCGCGGGCATCCTGGGCGCCCTCTCCTTCGGGGACGAGTTCCGCTATCCCGCGCTCGCCGCCGGACGCGGCACCGTTCCTCGCCGGATCGGCCTGCTGATGGCCAAGCTGACGGTGACCGCCGGTTTCGCCCTCCTGCTGGCCGCTCTCACCGTCGCCTGCGGAGCGCAGAGCCTCCGGCTCTTCTACGGACCCGAGTTGCTCACCGTTCCCACCAACGCCGTGGTGCTCGGGGCGAGTTGGGTGTGCCTGACGGTGGGCTGTGCCTGGGCCGGGCTGCTGGCGGCGGGGGTCTTCAGGGTGGCCGGGGCCGGGATCGCCGCCGTACTGGCCGTTCCGGTGCTGGTGGTTCCGCTGGTGCAGAAGGTGTTCGAGGCTCCGTCCACGCGTTCGGTCACCGGGCTTCCGGCGAGGCTGCGCGAACTGGCCTGGTGGCAGCTGCCGCAGGAGGCGGACCGCTGGGTCCTGGCCGTGGCGCGCGTGGTGGCGCAGCCCGTGGGCGCCGCGCTCACCCTGTCGTTGTCGGCCCTGATCTGTGCGTATCTGTTCACCAGCCTTCGCGGAAAGGTGCGTTGGTGATCACCCTGGTCCGGCGTCGAGGCGAGGAGCCCGTAACTCCCTAGAAAATGCCTGGTTCATGCGCATATGGCGTCAATTGCGGCCTGGGCGCCGATCACCCTTTCGTGTGCTTTTCACCAAAGACCTCAAGGGGCGGACGAGCCGCGCCGACAAAGGATGCGTGAGTACCCTTGCGCACACCATGATGACCGCCGCCCGCTCCGCCGATTCCGGCCTGGCCGGCTCGGGCGAACTCGATCGCTATCCCTATACGGAGGCGCCGGCCGGCGAGCGCGCCGCGGCGCGGCCCTGGGGCGGTTCCGATTCCGAGTTGGGGCGGGCGAGCCGACGGGGAGCGGCCAGCCGCGGACGCGGCCTGCACGGTCAACTCGTCCAGCAGCTGGGCCAGATGATCGTCTCCGGCGATCTCGGCGCGGACCGCCCCCTCGTTCCCGAGGAGATCGGCCAGCGCTTCGAGGTCTCCCGCACCGTCGTACGCGAGTCCCTGCGCGTCCTGGAGGCCAAGGGGCTCGTCAGCGCGCGCCCCAATGTGGGTACGCGGGTCCGCCCGGTCAGCGACTGGAACCTGCTGGACCCCGACATCATCGAGTGGCGCGCCTTCGGTCCGCAGCGCGACGACCAGCGCCGCGAGCTGGCCGAGCTCCGCTGGACCATCGAACCCCTCGCCGCCCGCCTCGCCGCCGGCCACGGCCGGGAGGATCTTCAGCAGCGCCTCGGCGACATGGTGGAGATCATGGGCCACGCGATGGGGCAGGGGGACGCGATCACCTTCTCCCGCGCCGACGCCGAGTTCCACGCCCTGCTCATCCAGGCCGCGGGCAACCGGATGCTCGAACACCTCTCCGGCATCGTCTCGGCCGCCCTGCATGTCTCCGGCGGCCCGGTCACCGGCTGTGACCGTCCGGGCGAGGCCTCGCTCGCCCACCACGCCCGCATCGTCGACGCCCTGGCGTCCGGCGACTCCACGGGTGCCGAGACGGCCATGCGCCAACTGCTCGTCGTCCACCCCGACGTGGAGCGTGTCGTCCCCGCGCCGCGCGAGCACTGACCGCCCCACGGCCGGGGTGGACAGGCCCTGTGCCGCCGGACCGCACGGGTCCGGCGGCACAATTGTGAGGGGATGCCCTCCCTGGCACGGTTCGTCGCGAATGAGGTGTGACTCGGGCCACGCGGATTGGGCGTAACACTCCTCGAAGCAGCGCGATGACTTAAGAGGTGACCGCCGCGGAAGGAATACAGCAGCCCTTGGGCGCGCTGTTCAGTTCTGAGGCCAAACCCGCGCCGTCGACGACATCCCCAGTCGGCGGTCGTCGGCTCCAGCCCTCTCCAGGGCAGGGCCGGAAGCCGTTTCCATCGTTCCGAGAGGTTGTTCGTGTCGGCCAGCACATCCCGTACGCTCCCGCCGGAGATCGCCGAGTCCGAGTCTGTGATGGCGCTCATCGAGCGGGGAAAGGCTGATGGGCAGATCGCCGGCGATGACGTGCGTCGGGCCTTCGAGGCTGACCAGATTCCGCCAACCCAGTGGAAGAATGTTCTGCGCAGCCTCAACCAGATCCTCGAGGAAGAGGGTGTGACGCTGATGGTCAGTGCCGCGGAGTCGCCGAAGCGCGCCCGCAAGAGCGTCGCAGCGAAGAGCCCGGTCAAGCGCACCGCCACCAAGACTGTCGCGGCGAAGACCACCGTGACGAGGACCGTCGCGGCCACCGCCGCCCCGGCGGCCGAGAGCGCGGACGCGGTGGCCGACGACGCCGTCGCGGCCGCCCCCGCGAAGAAGGCGGCAGCCAAGAAGACGGCTGCCAAGAAGACCGCCGTGAAGAAGACGGCGGCCAAGAAGACAGCGGCGAAGAAGTCCGGCAAGCAGGACGACGAGCTTCTCGACGGTGACGAGGCCGTCGAAGAGGTCAAGGCCGGCAAGGGCGAGGAAGAGGAGGGCGAGGGCGAGAACAAGGGCTTCGTCCTCTCCGACGACGACGAGGACGACGCGCCTGCCCAGCAGGTCGCCGTCGCCGGCGCCACCGCCGACCCGGTCAAGGACTACCTCAAGCAGATCGGCAAGGTCCCCCTCCTCAACGCCGAGCAGGAGGTGGAGCTCGCCAAGCGCATCGAGGCGGGTCTCTTCGCCGAGGACAAGCTGGCCAACGCCGACAAGCTCGCGCCGAAGCTCAAGCGCGAGCTGGAGATCATCGCCGAGGACGGCCGCCGCGCCAAGAACCACCTCCTGGAGGCCAACCTCCGTCTGGTGGTCTCCCTGGCCAAGCGCTACACCGGCCGCGGCATGCTCTTCCTGGACCTGATCCAGGAGGGCAACCTCGGTCTGATCCGCGCGGTCGAGAAGTTCGACTACACCAAGGGCTACAAGTTCTCCACGTACGCCACCTGGTGGATCCGTCAGGCGATCACCCGCGCCATGGCCGACCAGGCCCGCACCATCCGTATCCCGGTGCACATGGTCGAGGTCATCAACAAGCTCGCCCGCGTGCAGCGCCAGATGCTCCAGGACCTGGGCCGTGAGCCCACCCCGGAGGAGCTGGCCAAGGAACTCGACATGACCCCCGAGAAGGTCATCGAGGTCCAGAAGTACGGCCGTGAGCCGATCTCGCTGCACACCCCGCTCGGCGAGGACGGCGACAGCGAGTTCGGTGACCTGATCGAGGACTCCGAGGCCGTCGTCCCGGCGGACGCGGTGAGCTTCACGCTCCTCCAGGAGCAGCTGCACTCGGTCCTGGACACGCTCTCCGAGCGTGAGGCCGGCGTGGTCTCGATGCGCTTCGGTCTCACCGACGGCCAGCCCAAGACGCTGGACGAGATCGGCAAGGTCTACGGCGTGACGCGTGAGCGCATCCGCCAGATCGAGTCGAAGACGATGTCGAAGCTCCGTCACCCGTCGCGCTCGCAGGTCCTGCGCGACTACCTCGACTAGTCGAAGGCACTGATCAAGGCCCTGGCCTGCGCTTATGGCGTAGGTCGGGGCCTTTTTCGTCGGGCACAGCGCTCCCGGTCAAGGTATCGACACACGGAACGTAAGGTCTGGCGGAATGAACATCACGGACATAGCGGCATATCTCGATTCATGGTTGCTGCACCTGTCAGCCGAGCGTAAGAGCGCCCAGACGCTCAAGACGTACGGCGACGGAGTGCGCGCGTTCATCCGGTGGGCCGAGCGCGAGGGCCGGGCCCCGTCACTCGATCGGCCGACCGTGAACGCGTTCGTGGCGGCCCTGCTGGACGCGGGGGCGTCGGCATCCACAGCACGTAGCCGACAGCTCGCGGTACGTCGCTTCTCGGCGTGGCTCGCCGATGAGGGCGAGATCGCGGCCGACGCCCTTTCGGCGCTCAAGCCGCCGAAGCTGGACCACAAGGTCATCCCCGAACTGGACGACGAGCAGCTTCGGGCTCTGGTGAAGGTCTGCACGGGCAACGACTTCCGGGCCCGGCGTGACGAAGCGATCATCCGGCTCATGGTGGAGACGGGGCTCCGTGCCGGTGAGGTCGTTGGCATGACCACGCCCGACGTGGATTTGAAGGCCGGGGTGGCGATCGTGCAACGGGGCAAGGGCGGCAGGGGGCGGCCGGTGCCGTTCGGGCCGCAGACGGGCCGTGCGATCGATCGATACCTCCGAGCCCGCCGGGGGCACCGCATGGCAGAGCTGGACGCTCTGTGGCTCGGAGACCGTCAGCGCGGGTTCAGCTATCAGGCCCTCTACAGCGCGCTCAAAGGCCGAGCGGAGGCAGCCGGAATCGAAGGCTTCCACCCCCACGTTCTGCGGCACACGGCGGCCGGTAGGTGGCTTGCTGCGGGCGGTTCCGAGGGTGGCCTGATGGCCGTGGCGGGATGGAGCCGCCGGGACATGATCGACCGGTACACCAGGGCGACCAGCCAGCGCAGAGCCGCCGACGAAGCGCGAAGGCTGTCCCTCGGCGACTGGTGAGGCTGTCGGCAGGCTCCTCGTACGGTGTGCTCCTCCCCGAGAGAGAGGGCCTGCCCGTGACTCCAGAGCAACGCCGCACGAAAGCCCGCGCTGCCGCGTACACCAGGTGGGCGAGGGAGGACGACCCCTCGGGTGCCACCTCGGCGGCCCGTGAAGCCTTCCTGAAACGCTTCGAGGATCAGGTGGACCCTGCGGGCCGGCTCGCCCCGCAGGAGAGGGCCAAGCGGGCCCAGGCGGCCCGCAGGGCGTACTTCCAGGCCCTCGCATTGAAGTCCTCCATCGCTCGCCGCGCCGCGTAGGACAGGTCCACCGAGAGGCCGTCCAGGAACCTCCTGGGCGGTCTCTTCTCGTGCGCATATGTGCCCCGGGCGCTCAGGCCCCTTGGACGCTTGGAAGGACCCGGCAACATCTACCTCTAGATGGACTTCCACGAATCCGAAGGTGAAGATCAACCGAACTCGCGCGGACCTGGGCGTTTCCCCTGGCCTGTGGCGGTAGCGAGGGCTCGCCCGGGGGCTAAACGGGGTCCTCATGGCCCCGATTCGGATAGTTCTGTCGCAGGGCACCGGGAGCGTTGGAGGCACAGCCGGGGCACCCCGCACCGGCCCCCTCGAAAGGGCCCCGACATGGCCTCCCACTTCAACCGCCACGCCCTCCGTGCCGCCCGCGACGCCAAGCCCATCTCCCGGGCCAAGCTCGGGGCCAAGATCGGCTACGACCCCCAGAGCCTCTACGGGTACGAACGCGGGCTCGCCACGCCGTCCGTGAAAGCCCTGTGCGCCCTCGCTGACGCCCTGGACGTGACCCCCGGCGAGTTCTTCGCCGACGACGGGAACGACCGGTGAACGCCCCCGTGGAGCCGCTGGGCGAACCCGACCTGACCGACGCCCAGTTGCGCCGCATAGCCGTACTGCTCGGGCTACTCGACAGCCCGGCCGACGACGACACAGAAACCGAGGCTGCATGAAATCCGTGATCGTCCCCACTGATGTCGCGGTGGCGTTCCTTGTCCGCGAAGGGGCGAGCAAGGAACAGGCCCAACGGTGGATCTACAACCGGAGCAAGACCGGACGGCTCACCAATCACGGCAAATCTGGTAACGGGCAGGCCCGTTGGGATCTCGCCGAGATCGACGCCCTGATCAAGAAATGAAACGACCCCCGGGGAAAGCAGCCGGGGGCCGTAACCGTCAACCGTTCGGACCCGCGAACTGGTCGGCGTTCATACCTGAAAGAGGTAACCCTCATGGTACAGCCGCATTCCGGCACTGAAACCCCGCCGAGCGGGTCCGGCACACACCCCATTTTCGACCGACCGTTGCCCGTCGGACCGGATGATGAACTCACGCCGAGCGACCGCCTTGCCCTGATAGAAACCGACCGGCGGCAACTGGAAGTGGCCCAACGAGCTGAATACGAGCTGGCACGCAAGAAGGCATCACGTCAGGCCGATGAAGAGCTGGAAGCCGAGAAGGATGCCGCCCGCCGCCTGAAAGCAGTACCCATGACCGAAATCAGCGAGAAGCGGACGGATTGGATCTGGAAAGACCGCGTTCCGGTAGGCGAAGTAACCCTGATCGCCGGAAAGGGTGGGGTCGGCAAATCAACCATGCTGGCCAAACTCGGCGCGGACATCACAACTGGACGGCTGCTAGGGCAGCATTTCGGCCAACCCCGCGATATTCTGTACGTCGCCAACGAAGACGACATCGAACGAACAGTTAAGCCGCGTTTCGTAGCGGCCGGTGCAGATATGGCGCGCGTGCGCCTAGTGACGCTGGAAAACGGCGGCCTCATCGACATGAGCCGTGACTGTGAACGCTTCGGTGAACTCGCCCGCGAGGCGAACGCCGTATGCATAATGTTCGACCCCCTGTCCTCCAACCTGGGACACGGCAAGAGGAACGACCAGAGTGACATGCGCAAGGTATTCGAAGCCATTCAGCGCATGGCCACGAAATACGAAATCGCTGTCGTTGGGCTGGCTCACACCCGCAAGGGGCACTCCGGGGACCTCCTCGAAGCCATCATGGGAAGCTCAGAACAGGGCAACGTATGTCGCTCAGCTATCGGAATCATCGAAGACGA
Proteins encoded in this window:
- a CDS encoding tyrosine-type recombinase/integrase produces the protein MNITDIAAYLDSWLLHLSAERKSAQTLKTYGDGVRAFIRWAEREGRAPSLDRPTVNAFVAALLDAGASASTARSRQLAVRRFSAWLADEGEIAADALSALKPPKLDHKVIPELDDEQLRALVKVCTGNDFRARRDEAIIRLMVETGLRAGEVVGMTTPDVDLKAGVAIVQRGKGGRGRPVPFGPQTGRAIDRYLRARRGHRMAELDALWLGDRQRGFSYQALYSALKGRAEAAGIEGFHPHVLRHTAAGRWLAAGGSEGGLMAVAGWSRRDMIDRYTRATSQRRAADEARRLSLGDW
- a CDS encoding FadR/GntR family transcriptional regulator, with the protein product MSTLAHTMMTAARSADSGLAGSGELDRYPYTEAPAGERAAARPWGGSDSELGRASRRGAASRGRGLHGQLVQQLGQMIVSGDLGADRPLVPEEIGQRFEVSRTVVRESLRVLEAKGLVSARPNVGTRVRPVSDWNLLDPDIIEWRAFGPQRDDQRRELAELRWTIEPLAARLAAGHGREDLQQRLGDMVEIMGHAMGQGDAITFSRADAEFHALLIQAAGNRMLEHLSGIVSAALHVSGGPVTGCDRPGEASLAHHARIVDALASGDSTGAETAMRQLLVVHPDVERVVPAPREH
- a CDS encoding AAA family ATPase, producing the protein MVQPHSGTETPPSGSGTHPIFDRPLPVGPDDELTPSDRLALIETDRRQLEVAQRAEYELARKKASRQADEELEAEKDAARRLKAVPMTEISEKRTDWIWKDRVPVGEVTLIAGKGGVGKSTMLAKLGADITTGRLLGQHFGQPRDILYVANEDDIERTVKPRFVAAGADMARVRLVTLENGGLIDMSRDCERFGELAREANAVCIMFDPLSSNLGHGKRNDQSDMRKVFEAIQRMATKYEIAVVGLAHTRKGHSGDLLEAIMGSSEQGNVCRSAIGIIEDDENPGHYVMSQEKSNLSKKSRIESLEYTIEDFGYSANGEYIETSRIGEMVRTHKTVGDLIADQGDGGKAADAREWLRDYLMTHGAATRAEVVAAARGKHAERTLRRVAARMCTSSRVNGNGPAIWELSP
- a CDS encoding ATP-binding cassette domain-containing protein, which codes for MLQAIGLTSTPRRDAPPAVDDLTFEAPPGRVTALLGAPGSGKTAALRLMLELDSGRGVAYFRGRPLHRIAHPAREVGVLLGDVPGHPSRTARGQLRMLCAAAGAPVARADEMLEVVGLAGLGDQRLGTLSVGMDRRLGLASALLGDPHTLVLDEPAEGLSPRENSWLYGLLRAHAAQGGTVLYATADPKEAARTADRVVTVDGGRLVADQEVADFARTRLRPRVAVRTPHAARLAAVVSREARAAQRSVEVVPEPNGRLTVYGSTCAEVGDTAFRHGVPVHQLADEIGDTGPAAPPPDTGEARQPSAAALSELPPPIRARPARGPLRPIRYELRRSLGVRTTTLIMASVLLVSAALSVLLARTGSTPLPRALAAWPELLPLPPAALGAGILGALSFGDEFRYPALAAGRGTVPRRIGLLMAKLTVTAGFALLLAALTVACGAQSLRLFYGPELLTVPTNAVVLGASWVCLTVGCAWAGLLAAGVFRVAGAGIAAVLAVPVLVVPLVQKVFEAPSTRSVTGLPARLRELAWWQLPQEADRWVLAVARVVAQPVGAALTLSLSALICAYLFTSLRGKVRW
- a CDS encoding RNA polymerase sigma factor; protein product: MSASTSRTLPPEIAESESVMALIERGKADGQIAGDDVRRAFEADQIPPTQWKNVLRSLNQILEEEGVTLMVSAAESPKRARKSVAAKSPVKRTATKTVAAKTTVTRTVAATAAPAAESADAVADDAVAAAPAKKAAAKKTAAKKTAVKKTAAKKTAAKKSGKQDDELLDGDEAVEEVKAGKGEEEEGEGENKGFVLSDDDEDDAPAQQVAVAGATADPVKDYLKQIGKVPLLNAEQEVELAKRIEAGLFAEDKLANADKLAPKLKRELEIIAEDGRRAKNHLLEANLRLVVSLAKRYTGRGMLFLDLIQEGNLGLIRAVEKFDYTKGYKFSTYATWWIRQAITRAMADQARTIRIPVHMVEVINKLARVQRQMLQDLGREPTPEELAKELDMTPEKVIEVQKYGREPISLHTPLGEDGDSEFGDLIEDSEAVVPADAVSFTLLQEQLHSVLDTLSEREAGVVSMRFGLTDGQPKTLDEIGKVYGVTRERIRQIESKTMSKLRHPSRSQVLRDYLD
- a CDS encoding helix-turn-helix transcriptional regulator — its product is MASHFNRHALRAARDAKPISRAKLGAKIGYDPQSLYGYERGLATPSVKALCALADALDVTPGEFFADDGNDR